In Miscanthus floridulus cultivar M001 chromosome 5, ASM1932011v1, whole genome shotgun sequence, one genomic interval encodes:
- the LOC136453755 gene encoding bidirectional sugar transporter SWEET1a-like isoform X2, giving the protein MAEFIGNAMPNGAHNFINIGHSAALGSLGGSVFGQEQFANAQMLSRSYDGEPIARLGINGGYEFGYSTAMGGSGAVSALDRRARLRMLGLLSIVASIFTTVVLVSLLALHGNARKVFCGLAATIFSICMYASPLSIMRLVIKTKSVEFMPFLLSLAVFLCGTSWFIYGLLGRDPFVSILNGCGSFLGLLQLILYFIYRKNKGPAAPAGKGEAAAAADVEDAKKVAAAVELATTNKAAADTVVGDSKVVASQV; this is encoded by the exons ATGGCAGAGTTCATCGGCAACGCGATGCCGAACGGTGcgcacaacttcatcaacattgGACACTCGGCGGCGCTGGGCTCCCTCGGAGGCTCCGTGTTCGGGCAGGAGCAGTTCGCCAACGCGCAGATGCTGTCCAGGAGCTACGACGGCGAGCCCATCGCGAGGCTGGGGATCAACGGCGGCTACGAGTTCGGGTACTCGACCGCGATGGGCGGGTCTGGCGCTGTCTCTGCCTTGGACCGGCGGGCCAGGCTCCGCATGCTGGGCCTCCTCAGCATCGTCGCCTCCATCTTCACCACCGTGGTGCTCGTCTCGCTGCTGGCCCTCCATGGCAACGCCCGCAAGGTCTTCTGCGGCCTCGCCGCCACCATCTTCTCCATCTGCATGTACGCATCGCCGCTCTCCATCATG AGGTTGGTGATCAAGACGAAGAGCGTGGAGTTCATGCCGTTCCTGCTCTCCCTGGCCGTGTTCCTGTGCGGCACCTCCTGGTTCATCTACGGCCTCCTCGGCCGCGACCCCTTCGTCAGT ATCCTGAACGGGTGCGGGAGCTTCCTGGGCCTGCTGCAGCTCATCCTGTACTTCATCTACCGGAAAAACAAGGGCCCCGCCGCGCCGGCCGGCAAGGGAGAGGCCGCTGCTGCCGCGGACGTCGAGGACGCGAAGAAGGTGGCCGCTGCCGTGGAGCTGGCCACGACCAACAAGGCCGCCGCCGACACCGTCGTCGGCGATAGCAAGGTCGTCGCCAGCCAGGTGTAG
- the LOC136453755 gene encoding bidirectional sugar transporter SWEET1a-like isoform X1: protein MPIDMPRPAGAPLRCRHAAAAASASTPPTGPQAMAEFIGNAMPNGAHNFINIGHSAALGSLGGSVFGQEQFANAQMLSRSYDGEPIARLGINGGYEFGYSTAMGGSGAVSALDRRARLRMLGLLSIVASIFTTVVLVSLLALHGNARKVFCGLAATIFSICMYASPLSIMRLVIKTKSVEFMPFLLSLAVFLCGTSWFIYGLLGRDPFVSILNGCGSFLGLLQLILYFIYRKNKGPAAPAGKGEAAAAADVEDAKKVAAAVELATTNKAAADTVVGDSKVVASQV from the exons ATGCCGATAGACATGCCGCGGCCCGCGGGGGCTCCCCTTCGCTGTCGACAC GCGGCAGCGGCAGCTTCTGCGTCCACGCCGCCGACCGGGCCGCAGGCGATGGCAGAGTTCATCGGCAACGCGATGCCGAACGGTGcgcacaacttcatcaacattgGACACTCGGCGGCGCTGGGCTCCCTCGGAGGCTCCGTGTTCGGGCAGGAGCAGTTCGCCAACGCGCAGATGCTGTCCAGGAGCTACGACGGCGAGCCCATCGCGAGGCTGGGGATCAACGGCGGCTACGAGTTCGGGTACTCGACCGCGATGGGCGGGTCTGGCGCTGTCTCTGCCTTGGACCGGCGGGCCAGGCTCCGCATGCTGGGCCTCCTCAGCATCGTCGCCTCCATCTTCACCACCGTGGTGCTCGTCTCGCTGCTGGCCCTCCATGGCAACGCCCGCAAGGTCTTCTGCGGCCTCGCCGCCACCATCTTCTCCATCTGCATGTACGCATCGCCGCTCTCCATCATG AGGTTGGTGATCAAGACGAAGAGCGTGGAGTTCATGCCGTTCCTGCTCTCCCTGGCCGTGTTCCTGTGCGGCACCTCCTGGTTCATCTACGGCCTCCTCGGCCGCGACCCCTTCGTCAGT ATCCTGAACGGGTGCGGGAGCTTCCTGGGCCTGCTGCAGCTCATCCTGTACTTCATCTACCGGAAAAACAAGGGCCCCGCCGCGCCGGCCGGCAAGGGAGAGGCCGCTGCTGCCGCGGACGTCGAGGACGCGAAGAAGGTGGCCGCTGCCGTGGAGCTGGCCACGACCAACAAGGCCGCCGCCGACACCGTCGTCGGCGATAGCAAGGTCGTCGCCAGCCAGGTGTAG